CGGCATGTCAGCACAGGCCATTTGTAGCCAGCGGGCCTTATCTTGTAGGGTAATAGCAAAATCTGGATGGGGTGATGGGTGAGCAGTGATGACAATGTGCAAGTTATTCGCTTGCCCAGCAGCAGCTAAGATGCTGCGCATTTGTCCTAAATGCAGCGGTTCAAAATACCCAATCATTAAGCCAGTATCATACATAAGAGTCCTTATAGCGCTAAAATCTACCTAGTAGTTATTTATCAGCATGGTATAAAGGTTTGTACTTAGTTACAGGTAGGTTATTGTAAACGGTGGTGCTGTTCTGATGAACAGCCATAAAGCGAGTGAGTATTCTATCGTTAAGTAGACTATTTTAATGTTTTATTCATTAACTTTAACGCTAGCTGTTGATGCTGATTTTGTGTCATCTAGCTTTAAATATCTCAATAATCAATTACAAATAGTACTCAAGGAAAAGGGTGGTTAGGAGTGAGGCGAGTAGGCCGAAGAATAGCGGGTAACAATGAAATAATAAAATTTAAGTTAACGAATAAGTAAAATTCGATTTAAATAGCAGAAGGATGAGCGTAACAAAGCCGTTTTAGAAATATTTTGAAATAATTATTTAAAATCAGGCAGTTACGGATAATAATGATAGGTTAGAGTAAGTTTGAGTATCATAAAGTCACAAATAATGCCTATACTGTTAACAGTTAATGCATGAATACTTGCTATAATTATTCATAAGTTAATAAGTCGTTATACTCAATCAAGACGGTAACAAGACAGTAAAGAGAAATATAACAATAGATTCAAATTTTCCTAAGAAGAACAGCTTAACAGAGAGGTATGAGATTTGGCTAAATTAGCAAAATTACATCGCTCGCAGAATAATCGCATGGTAGCGGGTGTGATGGGTGGTATCGCAGAATATGTAGGCTGGTCACCGATGTGGGTGCGAATATTATTCGTGGTCATCTCGTCGCTAAGCGCTGCGATGCCTGGTATTCTTATTTATATTATTTTATGGGTCATCATGCCAAATGCCTCAGACCAGTCACATGAATAAGCAATGAATAAGCAATAGTTTGATAGAGTATCTGACTACTAATAAATTCCAAAAATAAAAAGCCTGAATAATCAGGATACCCCAGATATACCTTTCCTCCTGCCCAGATGGTAATCCGTCTGGGTATTTTTTTACTCTAATCACTAGAATCTGAGCCTTAGATTTTAATCCCTAGATTCTAGGTTTTATCGATATCTATAGTCAATGAAAAGTAATATCGAGACATAACCTACTGCTGGCATACGTTTTTCTTGCTTGCTGTGGCTACGCAGACAGAGGCTGCAAAAAGCTTATACCAGCAGTACCGTCGCGTTTTTAAAGTATTTTAACTATATCGCTAATCATTGTGAGTTTATTTCTAACGGCAACATAAATTTAGTTGCTGTAAATATAGATAAAATAGCCATTTTTTAGTAAGGTGAGCAGGTAAATAAATATGCAGTCAGATAGGCTGTATGAACTTGAGCCTGAATTCCGATCAAGTGCTATCTAATAATACTCATTCCACAGTGATTTCCCTATGACTTCCCAAGCTATGAATTCTGAACCCATGACTTTTCAAGATTTAATCCTGACTCTACAAAACTACTGGGCTGCTAAGGGCTGCGTAATATTGCAACCTTACGATATGGAAGTGGGCGCAGGTACTTTTCATACGGCCACTTTTTTGCGCTCGCTGGGTCCTGAGCGCTGGAATGCGGCTTATGTTCAGCCATCACGTCGCCCAACTGATGGTCGTTATGGTAATAATCCTAACCGCTTGCAACACTACTATCAGTTCCAAGTGGTACTCAAGCCCAATCCGCCTGATATTCAAGAGCTGTATTTAGGCTCACTAAAGGCTATTGGTATTGATCCATTGGTGCATGATGTACGCTTCGTTGAAGACAATTGGGAGTCACCTACGCTAGGTGCGTGGGGTCTGGGTTGGGAGATTTGGCTGAATGGTATGGAAGTTACCCAGTTTACCTACTTTCAACAAGTGGGCGGTATCGAGTGCTTTCCCGTAACTGGCGAAATTACTTACGGCCTTGAGCGTCTAGCCATGTATGTGCAAGGCGTCGATAGTGTCTATGACCTAGTGTGGGCAGATGG
The sequence above is a segment of the Psychrobacter sp. PL19 genome. Coding sequences within it:
- a CDS encoding PspC domain-containing protein, with the protein product MAKLAKLHRSQNNRMVAGVMGGIAEYVGWSPMWVRILFVVISSLSAAMPGILIYIILWVIMPNASDQSHE
- the glyQ gene encoding glycine--tRNA ligase subunit alpha, translating into MTFQDLILTLQNYWAAKGCVILQPYDMEVGAGTFHTATFLRSLGPERWNAAYVQPSRRPTDGRYGNNPNRLQHYYQFQVVLKPNPPDIQELYLGSLKAIGIDPLVHDVRFVEDNWESPTLGAWGLGWEIWLNGMEVTQFTYFQQVGGIECFPVTGEITYGLERLAMYVQGVDSVYDLVWADGEFGRVTYGDVFHQNEVEQSTYNFEHADVPKMGELFDFYEQQADKLVDAGLPLPAYEMVLKASHAFNLLDARGAISVTERQRFILRVRTLSRKVAFGYVEARAKLGFPLADEAHRQAALDKYLPKEAGADINKDEQAAKNKPAKNNNNNK